In Portunus trituberculatus isolate SZX2019 chromosome 22, ASM1759143v1, whole genome shotgun sequence, one DNA window encodes the following:
- the LOC123507592 gene encoding proline-rich protein 36-like isoform X1 — protein sequence MQYRGNGGGMSARHLKVRDPRHLLDSPPRVPDAAPPGTPCDSPPPASPVSVAAVVMANSVEGAALQPSRQPAASEVEVAAGKEERRPSEPVSKKRRLLQAQDESQDILAKVISEVGIDDDSNLVEGEMEEQPIPGPVEGVMGLPYTNDVRPPPPGLPLPPRLRVADPRMRPTFPYQTMEGPYVMRGLRPPYPHYAPRPIDLLAQQGPPPQYRPVYPPGPYQRLPPPPSQAIARLPLVRPSDRHLPPRHVSPSVPRHFRPPPLHTSPPGPPPLRQTHGVHHVFAAPSHRPLPGSSPESPTHLYPGPPVPRPELKDSHLREVYVPVLSLPGGPYANLHPRIPEGFTRVPFDPRAAPRREGAPHQMVVTSRLPPRPVYTSERLPGTEPALRPQPTGDDSWRPTRRVIEPPPPCVELIPLGPLRSSTATTSLSEDGRVSGLDNKPSGSSPPPEPRPQQVGVECRRQSAPAQNDQCSRPSLAQRSLSSGTPLGDTVKAAPLVEALQVDGRVVTNIITGDRVYKGRHVPFKRIKKTTKSSEEETRPSSSNNDATVEKEVCIDRDGGVVTPQSGLPAACDDTDSHLSQPTRTSRPASEPPPVTMAPPVTGRRPASVPAAGTTSVPCPRGEILEDAAFTERLQLVLNDLVSVPGATQLQELSRSPARLLSTVLRRWGVQPSTHPDLQKRLREDFKTMVKLCMPPTLLQDFGWESCTSEEILTQLIQLSQNGDLERPSSMTSSIPLDETLDDDVFSPSTPHSQPLHPSPSASQPSQPPPASQSSHPSSPASQPSQPPSPASQPSQPPPPVPKLSQTSPSASQSPQPPPLAPQSSQPSPLASQSSQPPSPALHPLQPQPPGPQPSRTLPSASHSSQPPSPASQSSQPQVPALKFSQPPSPASQPSQSPSPASQPPQPPPPASQSSQPPPPALQPSRSSPPALQPSQPPPPSPNPLSPTISLPPLSAPTSSPSSFSPPSLLTACLQTSSLSHSPLSSLSPLTLLPAAPVSSPSPPVPNL from the exons atgcaGTACAG AGGGAATGGCGGTGGCATGAGTGCGCGGCACCTCAAGGTTCGTGACCCGCGACACTTGCTGGACAGTCCTCCCCGCGTCCCGGACGCTGCGCCGCCCGGCACACCTTGTGACTCCCCCCCCCCGGCATCCCCCGTCAGTGTGGCCGCTGTTGTCATGGCCAACAGCGTGGAGGGCGCCGCACTGCAGCCCTCCAGGCAGCCCGCGGCCtcggaggtggaggtggcggcgggGAAGGAGGAGCGGCGCCCCAGCGAGCCTGTCTCCAAGAAGAGGAGGTTGCTGCAGGCGCAGGACGAGAGTCAGGACATCCTAGCGAAGGTGATCTCTGAGGTGGGTATTGATGATGACTCGAACTTGGTGGAGGGCGAGATGGAGGAGCAGCCCATCCCGGGCCCTGTCGAGGGCGTGATGGGCCTGCCCTACACAAACGACGTGCGGCCCCCTCCCCCtggtctgcctctccctcccaggCTGAGAGTCGCGGACCCCCGCATGCGTCCCACCTTCCCTTACCAAACCATGGAGGGGCCCTACGTCATGAGAGGACTGCGACCCCCTTATCCCCATTACGCCCCGAGGCCCATTGACCTCCTAGCTCAGCAGGGACCCCCGCCACAGTACCGCCCAGTCTACCCTCCTGGTCCTTATCAGCGgctgccgccaccgccgtcGCAGGCCATAGCTCGGCTGCCCCTGGTGCGGCCATCTGACCGACACCTGCCTCCACGCCACGTCTCTCCCTCTGTGCCCCGTCACTTCCGTCCGCCGCCTCTCCACACCTCACCCCCGGGCCCGCCACCGCTGCGCCAGACCCACGGGGTGCACCACGTCTTCGCCGCGCCGTCACACCGTCCTTTGCCGGGCTCCAGTCCGGAGTCTCCAACACACCTCTACCCGGGTCCACCGGTGCCTCGCCCTGAACTCAAGGATTCCCACTTGCGTGAAGTGTATGTTCCTGTTCTTTCCTTGCCGGGCGGCCCTTACGCCAACCTGCACCCCAGGATACCCGAGGGCTTCACCAGGGTGCCCTTCGATCCGAGAGCAGCGCCTAGGAGGGAGGGAGCTCCTCATCAGATGGTGGTGACGTCACGTTTGCCCCCGAGACCTGTCTACACATCCGAGCGGCTTCCCGGTACTGAGCCAGCGTTACGGCCCCAACCTACGGGAGATGATTCGTGGAGACCCACGAGACGGGTGATAGAGCCCCCACCGCCCTGCGTGGAGCTGATCCCTCTCGGGCCTCTCCGCagctccaccgccaccacgtcTTTATCGGAGGATGGACGCGTGTCAGGCCTCGATAACAAGCCTTCCGGTAGTTCCCCCCCACCGGAACCCAGGCCCCAGCAGGTGGGAGTGGAGTGTCGCAGGCAGTCAGCCCCAGCCCAGAATGACCAGTGCTCGCGGCCCTCGCTTGCCCAACGCTCACTGTCTTCTGGCACGCCCTTGGGTGACACAGTGAAGGCCGCCCCGCTGgttgaggcgctgcaggtggacGGCCGCGTGGTGACCAACATTATCACGGGGGACAGAGTATACAAGGGTAGACACGTGCCGTTCAAAAGGATTAAAAAGACAACTAAATCGAGCGAGGAGGAGACGAGGCCATCTTCCTCGAACAATGACGCCACCGTCGAGAAAGAGGTCTGCATTGACCGTGACGGAGGCGTAGTGACGCCCCAGAGTGGACTGCCCGCCGCTTGTGACGACACTGATTCTCACCTGTCGCAGCCGACCAGAACCTCCAGGCCTGCCTCCGAGCCGCCTCCGGTAACCATGGCACCGCCTGTCACAGGAAGGCGCCCTGCCTCAGTGCCTGCCGCGGGAACAACCTCTGTCCCGTGTCCACGGGGCGAGATTCTGGAAGACGCGGCGTTCACGGAGCGCTTGCAATTAGTGTTGAACGATCTGGTCTCCGTACCCGGGGCCACTCAGCTTCAGGAACTGTCGCGCTCCCCCGCCAGGTTGCTGAGCACAGTGCTGAGGAGGTGGGGCGTGCAGCCCTCCACACACCCTGACTTACAGAAACGGCTACGGGAAGACTTCAAGACGATGGTGAAGCTATGCATGCCGCCCACGCTGCTGCAGGACTTTGGATGGGAGTCCTGCACCTCAGAGGAAATTCTCACACAGCTCATTCAGCTTTCCCAAAACG GTGACTTGGAGCGGCCGTCCAGCATGACCAGCTCTATCCCGCTGGACGAGACCCTGGACGATGACGTCTTCAGCCCCTCCACGCCTCACTCCCAACCTCTCCACCCCTCACCATCTGCCTCCCAGCCATCCCAGCCCCCACCAGCCTCCCAGTCTTCTCACCCCTCATCACCAGCCTCCCAACCCTCTCAGCCTCCATCACCAGCTTCCCAGCCCTcccagccgccaccaccagtcCCCAAGCTCTCTCAGACTTCACCATCAGCTTCCCAGTCTCCTCAGCCTCCACCACTAGCACCTCAGTCCTCTCAACCTTCACCATTAGCCTCTCAGTCCTCTCAGCCCCCATCACCAGCCCTTCATCCCCTTCAACCCCAACCACCAGGCCCACAGCCCTCTCGGACCTTACCATCAGCCTCCCACTCCTCtcagccaccatcaccagcctCCCAGTCCTCTCAGCCCCAAGTACCAGCCCTCAAGTTCTCTCAGCCCCCATCACCAGCCTCTCAACCCTCTCAGTCCCCGTCACCAGCCTCTCAACCCCCTCAGCCCCCACCACCAGCCTCTCAGTCCTCTCAGCCCCCACCACCAGCTCTCCAGCCCTCTCGCTCATCCCCACCAGCTCTTCAGCCCTCTCAGcccccaccaccatcccccAATCCTCTCAGCCCCACCATTAGCCTCCCACCCCTATCAGCCCCAACCAGTAGCCCCTCAAGCTTCAGTCCCCCATCTCTCCTCACCGCCTGCCTCCAAacatcttccctctcccactctcccctctcgtccctctcacctctcactctcctccccgCAGCCCCCgtatcctccccctcccctccagtCCCCAACCTCTAG
- the LOC123507592 gene encoding proline-rich protein 36-like isoform X2 has translation MSARHLKVRDPRHLLDSPPRVPDAAPPGTPCDSPPPASPVSVAAVVMANSVEGAALQPSRQPAASEVEVAAGKEERRPSEPVSKKRRLLQAQDESQDILAKVISEVGIDDDSNLVEGEMEEQPIPGPVEGVMGLPYTNDVRPPPPGLPLPPRLRVADPRMRPTFPYQTMEGPYVMRGLRPPYPHYAPRPIDLLAQQGPPPQYRPVYPPGPYQRLPPPPSQAIARLPLVRPSDRHLPPRHVSPSVPRHFRPPPLHTSPPGPPPLRQTHGVHHVFAAPSHRPLPGSSPESPTHLYPGPPVPRPELKDSHLREVYVPVLSLPGGPYANLHPRIPEGFTRVPFDPRAAPRREGAPHQMVVTSRLPPRPVYTSERLPGTEPALRPQPTGDDSWRPTRRVIEPPPPCVELIPLGPLRSSTATTSLSEDGRVSGLDNKPSGSSPPPEPRPQQVGVECRRQSAPAQNDQCSRPSLAQRSLSSGTPLGDTVKAAPLVEALQVDGRVVTNIITGDRVYKGRHVPFKRIKKTTKSSEEETRPSSSNNDATVEKEVCIDRDGGVVTPQSGLPAACDDTDSHLSQPTRTSRPASEPPPVTMAPPVTGRRPASVPAAGTTSVPCPRGEILEDAAFTERLQLVLNDLVSVPGATQLQELSRSPARLLSTVLRRWGVQPSTHPDLQKRLREDFKTMVKLCMPPTLLQDFGWESCTSEEILTQLIQLSQNGDLERPSSMTSSIPLDETLDDDVFSPSTPHSQPLHPSPSASQPSQPPPASQSSHPSSPASQPSQPPSPASQPSQPPPPVPKLSQTSPSASQSPQPPPLAPQSSQPSPLASQSSQPPSPALHPLQPQPPGPQPSRTLPSASHSSQPPSPASQSSQPQVPALKFSQPPSPASQPSQSPSPASQPPQPPPPASQSSQPPPPALQPSRSSPPALQPSQPPPPSPNPLSPTISLPPLSAPTSSPSSFSPPSLLTACLQTSSLSHSPLSSLSPLTLLPAAPVSSPSPPVPNL, from the exons ATGAGTGCGCGGCACCTCAAGGTTCGTGACCCGCGACACTTGCTGGACAGTCCTCCCCGCGTCCCGGACGCTGCGCCGCCCGGCACACCTTGTGACTCCCCCCCCCCGGCATCCCCCGTCAGTGTGGCCGCTGTTGTCATGGCCAACAGCGTGGAGGGCGCCGCACTGCAGCCCTCCAGGCAGCCCGCGGCCtcggaggtggaggtggcggcgggGAAGGAGGAGCGGCGCCCCAGCGAGCCTGTCTCCAAGAAGAGGAGGTTGCTGCAGGCGCAGGACGAGAGTCAGGACATCCTAGCGAAGGTGATCTCTGAGGTGGGTATTGATGATGACTCGAACTTGGTGGAGGGCGAGATGGAGGAGCAGCCCATCCCGGGCCCTGTCGAGGGCGTGATGGGCCTGCCCTACACAAACGACGTGCGGCCCCCTCCCCCtggtctgcctctccctcccaggCTGAGAGTCGCGGACCCCCGCATGCGTCCCACCTTCCCTTACCAAACCATGGAGGGGCCCTACGTCATGAGAGGACTGCGACCCCCTTATCCCCATTACGCCCCGAGGCCCATTGACCTCCTAGCTCAGCAGGGACCCCCGCCACAGTACCGCCCAGTCTACCCTCCTGGTCCTTATCAGCGgctgccgccaccgccgtcGCAGGCCATAGCTCGGCTGCCCCTGGTGCGGCCATCTGACCGACACCTGCCTCCACGCCACGTCTCTCCCTCTGTGCCCCGTCACTTCCGTCCGCCGCCTCTCCACACCTCACCCCCGGGCCCGCCACCGCTGCGCCAGACCCACGGGGTGCACCACGTCTTCGCCGCGCCGTCACACCGTCCTTTGCCGGGCTCCAGTCCGGAGTCTCCAACACACCTCTACCCGGGTCCACCGGTGCCTCGCCCTGAACTCAAGGATTCCCACTTGCGTGAAGTGTATGTTCCTGTTCTTTCCTTGCCGGGCGGCCCTTACGCCAACCTGCACCCCAGGATACCCGAGGGCTTCACCAGGGTGCCCTTCGATCCGAGAGCAGCGCCTAGGAGGGAGGGAGCTCCTCATCAGATGGTGGTGACGTCACGTTTGCCCCCGAGACCTGTCTACACATCCGAGCGGCTTCCCGGTACTGAGCCAGCGTTACGGCCCCAACCTACGGGAGATGATTCGTGGAGACCCACGAGACGGGTGATAGAGCCCCCACCGCCCTGCGTGGAGCTGATCCCTCTCGGGCCTCTCCGCagctccaccgccaccacgtcTTTATCGGAGGATGGACGCGTGTCAGGCCTCGATAACAAGCCTTCCGGTAGTTCCCCCCCACCGGAACCCAGGCCCCAGCAGGTGGGAGTGGAGTGTCGCAGGCAGTCAGCCCCAGCCCAGAATGACCAGTGCTCGCGGCCCTCGCTTGCCCAACGCTCACTGTCTTCTGGCACGCCCTTGGGTGACACAGTGAAGGCCGCCCCGCTGgttgaggcgctgcaggtggacGGCCGCGTGGTGACCAACATTATCACGGGGGACAGAGTATACAAGGGTAGACACGTGCCGTTCAAAAGGATTAAAAAGACAACTAAATCGAGCGAGGAGGAGACGAGGCCATCTTCCTCGAACAATGACGCCACCGTCGAGAAAGAGGTCTGCATTGACCGTGACGGAGGCGTAGTGACGCCCCAGAGTGGACTGCCCGCCGCTTGTGACGACACTGATTCTCACCTGTCGCAGCCGACCAGAACCTCCAGGCCTGCCTCCGAGCCGCCTCCGGTAACCATGGCACCGCCTGTCACAGGAAGGCGCCCTGCCTCAGTGCCTGCCGCGGGAACAACCTCTGTCCCGTGTCCACGGGGCGAGATTCTGGAAGACGCGGCGTTCACGGAGCGCTTGCAATTAGTGTTGAACGATCTGGTCTCCGTACCCGGGGCCACTCAGCTTCAGGAACTGTCGCGCTCCCCCGCCAGGTTGCTGAGCACAGTGCTGAGGAGGTGGGGCGTGCAGCCCTCCACACACCCTGACTTACAGAAACGGCTACGGGAAGACTTCAAGACGATGGTGAAGCTATGCATGCCGCCCACGCTGCTGCAGGACTTTGGATGGGAGTCCTGCACCTCAGAGGAAATTCTCACACAGCTCATTCAGCTTTCCCAAAACG GTGACTTGGAGCGGCCGTCCAGCATGACCAGCTCTATCCCGCTGGACGAGACCCTGGACGATGACGTCTTCAGCCCCTCCACGCCTCACTCCCAACCTCTCCACCCCTCACCATCTGCCTCCCAGCCATCCCAGCCCCCACCAGCCTCCCAGTCTTCTCACCCCTCATCACCAGCCTCCCAACCCTCTCAGCCTCCATCACCAGCTTCCCAGCCCTcccagccgccaccaccagtcCCCAAGCTCTCTCAGACTTCACCATCAGCTTCCCAGTCTCCTCAGCCTCCACCACTAGCACCTCAGTCCTCTCAACCTTCACCATTAGCCTCTCAGTCCTCTCAGCCCCCATCACCAGCCCTTCATCCCCTTCAACCCCAACCACCAGGCCCACAGCCCTCTCGGACCTTACCATCAGCCTCCCACTCCTCtcagccaccatcaccagcctCCCAGTCCTCTCAGCCCCAAGTACCAGCCCTCAAGTTCTCTCAGCCCCCATCACCAGCCTCTCAACCCTCTCAGTCCCCGTCACCAGCCTCTCAACCCCCTCAGCCCCCACCACCAGCCTCTCAGTCCTCTCAGCCCCCACCACCAGCTCTCCAGCCCTCTCGCTCATCCCCACCAGCTCTTCAGCCCTCTCAGcccccaccaccatcccccAATCCTCTCAGCCCCACCATTAGCCTCCCACCCCTATCAGCCCCAACCAGTAGCCCCTCAAGCTTCAGTCCCCCATCTCTCCTCACCGCCTGCCTCCAAacatcttccctctcccactctcccctctcgtccctctcacctctcactctcctccccgCAGCCCCCgtatcctccccctcccctccagtCCCCAACCTCTAG